A window of Sporolituus thermophilus DSM 23256 contains these coding sequences:
- a CDS encoding potassium channel family protein — MKRNKSFAVIGLGRFGTSVARTLSRLGYEVLAIDTKEERVQQVADEVTHTYIADTTDENSLKALGIRNFDVVVVAIGEDIQANVLTTLLLKDLGVKYIVAKARNELHGKMLEKIGADRVVYPERDMGQRVAHNLVSTNVLDYIELSPDLSLIETSAPRCLVGKTLAEARLREKYDANVVAIKRGDQIIVPPNPGEKIQAGDVLIVVGRNGGLQKLEELE, encoded by the coding sequence ATGAAAAGGAATAAAAGTTTCGCCGTTATTGGCCTTGGCCGTTTCGGCACCAGTGTTGCCCGTACGCTTTCCCGGCTGGGTTATGAAGTGCTGGCTATCGATACCAAAGAGGAACGGGTCCAACAAGTTGCCGACGAGGTTACTCATACCTACATCGCCGATACAACCGACGAAAATTCGCTTAAGGCACTGGGCATCCGCAACTTTGACGTTGTCGTCGTAGCCATTGGCGAAGATATCCAGGCCAATGTCTTGACCACGCTGCTATTAAAAGACTTGGGCGTAAAATACATTGTCGCCAAGGCCCGCAATGAACTGCACGGTAAAATGCTGGAAAAAATCGGGGCCGACCGGGTAGTGTATCCCGAACGGGATATGGGACAGCGGGTAGCGCACAACCTTGTCTCGACCAACGTCCTTGATTATATCGAACTGTCGCCCGACCTCAGCCTCATCGAGACCAGTGCGCCCCGCTGCCTGGTGGGTAAAACATTGGCCGAAGCGCGGCTGCGGGAAAAATATGACGCCAACGTCGTAGCCATCAAGCGCGGTGATCAAATTATCGTCCCGCCTAATCCCGGGGAAAAAATTCAAGCCGGCGATGTCCTCATTGTCGTAGGCCGTAACGGCGGTCTGCAAAAATTGGAAGAACTGGAATAA
- a CDS encoding TrkH family potassium uptake protein — MSIDPRTDDLLDIAKWRLTPYQVLVLGFAGLIFVGALLLTTPLASASGKPTPFVDALFTATSAVCVTGLVVVDTGSHWSLFGQLVIISLIQIGGLGIMSMATLIALLIGKKIQLRERLIIQEALNQFTMAGVVRLMIYVMKTTFIIELIGGTILAIRWFADYGPRGIYYGYWHAISAFCNAGFDLFGDFRSLTGYVDDITVNIVITMLIILGGIGFTVIADVWDNRRFNKFSLHTKLVLSVSAFLIIFGAAVIFLLEWNNPATLGSLNWQGKLLASYFQSVTPRTAGYNTLDIGKLESGTLFFLIILMFIGASPASTGGGVKTSTFGVLVLAIAAQISGKNDVEVFQRRIPVATVYKAFTVVFLSALLVILVTLALTVTEQAPFLNVLFEVVSAFGTVGLSTGITPTLTVAGKLWLILTMFAGRVGPVTLALAIALRARKGALQLPEGRVIIG; from the coding sequence TTGAGTATTGACCCAAGAACCGACGACCTGCTAGACATAGCGAAATGGCGGCTGACCCCCTACCAGGTGCTGGTGCTGGGGTTTGCCGGCTTAATTTTCGTCGGCGCCCTGCTGCTGACCACCCCCCTAGCGTCGGCCAGCGGTAAACCCACGCCGTTCGTTGACGCTCTCTTTACCGCCACTTCCGCCGTATGTGTTACCGGTCTGGTGGTGGTGGACACCGGTAGCCACTGGTCATTGTTCGGGCAACTGGTCATTATCAGTTTAATTCAGATCGGCGGCCTGGGCATCATGTCCATGGCTACCTTGATCGCGCTGCTGATCGGCAAGAAAATTCAGCTCCGCGAGCGGCTCATAATTCAGGAAGCACTCAACCAGTTCACAATGGCCGGCGTGGTGCGCCTGATGATCTATGTCATGAAGACCACGTTCATCATTGAACTGATCGGCGGGACCATTCTCGCCATCCGGTGGTTTGCCGATTATGGTCCGCGAGGCATCTACTACGGATACTGGCACGCCATTTCCGCCTTTTGCAATGCCGGCTTTGACCTGTTCGGCGACTTTCGCAGTCTGACCGGTTATGTGGATGATATAACCGTCAATATCGTCATTACCATGCTCATTATTCTTGGCGGCATCGGCTTCACCGTCATTGCCGACGTGTGGGACAACCGCCGCTTCAACAAGTTTTCGCTCCATACCAAGCTTGTGCTATCCGTGTCCGCTTTTCTCATCATCTTCGGAGCGGCGGTAATTTTCCTGCTGGAATGGAATAATCCCGCCACCCTCGGCAGCCTAAACTGGCAAGGCAAACTTCTCGCCAGCTACTTTCAGTCCGTGACGCCCCGCACCGCCGGCTACAACACGCTCGATATCGGTAAGCTGGAAAGCGGCACCCTGTTTTTCCTGATCATCTTAATGTTTATCGGTGCTTCACCGGCCTCAACCGGTGGCGGGGTTAAAACGTCAACGTTTGGCGTATTGGTTCTCGCCATCGCTGCCCAAATCAGCGGCAAAAATGACGTTGAAGTTTTTCAGCGCCGCATTCCGGTAGCTACCGTTTATAAAGCCTTCACGGTCGTCTTTTTGTCGGCGCTGCTTGTCATTTTGGTCACGTTGGCGCTAACCGTGACTGAACAGGCGCCGTTTTTGAACGTGTTGTTCGAGGTTGTCTCCGCTTTCGGTACGGTAGGCTTGTCAACAGGTATCACGCCGACACTGACTGTCGCCGGCAAACTCTGGCTTATACTCACCATGTTCGCCGGTCGCGTGGGGCCGGTGACGCTGGCCCTGGCTATCGCCCTGCGGGCGCGCAAAGGCGCTTTGCAGCTGCCGGAAGGCCGGGTTATTATCGGTTAA
- a CDS encoding radical SAM/SPASM domain-containing protein, whose product MYYRLHPHCYLVRGAKRGAIYNLQTGKVHSINKGAVDFLLACENSALEDLLDLALPENKPQLAFLDKLTAMGLGSFYLSQPAERPAPPQVAPPKLEFLWLELTASCNNRCLHCYATSGPCADYDAVPHDRWLSLITEARQAGATAIQFIGGEPLLYPRWQELAQRARQDGYEIIEIFTNATLIDDDCVKFVKDNQISIATTIYAANAAVHDRVTLNPGSFNQTMAAVRKLLAAGVPLRIASIIMKANEEEAENIMKLCEELGVEVTPPDVVRPTGRGDNSKLLPDKYQKPPVRPPFFTDEESFFRAQCYHSCLAGKIAITAAGDVIPCIFARDQICGNILRQSLATILAGQKLQQCWRTTKDQVEKCQDCEYRYACTDCRPLAQGSDTAKRWLACSNDCDYNPYTGKWKTIKE is encoded by the coding sequence TTGTATTATCGCCTTCATCCCCACTGCTACCTCGTCCGCGGGGCCAAGCGTGGCGCCATCTACAACCTGCAAACCGGCAAGGTGCATTCTATTAATAAAGGGGCCGTCGATTTTCTCCTCGCCTGTGAAAATAGTGCCCTGGAAGATCTGCTCGACCTCGCTTTGCCGGAAAACAAGCCGCAGCTGGCATTTCTCGACAAGCTAACGGCCATGGGTCTGGGCTCATTTTACCTGAGCCAACCGGCCGAGCGTCCGGCACCGCCGCAAGTCGCGCCGCCCAAGTTAGAATTTCTCTGGCTAGAACTCACCGCAAGCTGCAATAACCGCTGCCTGCACTGCTACGCTACCAGCGGCCCCTGTGCCGACTACGACGCCGTGCCCCATGACCGCTGGCTGTCCCTTATTACCGAAGCCAGGCAGGCCGGAGCCACGGCCATTCAATTTATCGGCGGCGAGCCGCTGCTCTACCCCCGATGGCAAGAGTTAGCCCAGCGCGCCCGCCAGGACGGCTATGAAATCATTGAAATTTTTACGAACGCCACCCTCATTGACGACGACTGTGTAAAGTTTGTTAAAGACAACCAAATCAGTATTGCCACGACCATTTACGCCGCCAATGCCGCCGTCCATGACCGCGTCACCTTAAACCCCGGCAGCTTCAATCAGACGATGGCCGCCGTCCGTAAACTATTGGCCGCCGGTGTACCTTTGCGCATCGCTTCCATTATTATGAAAGCCAATGAGGAAGAAGCCGAAAACATTATGAAACTATGCGAAGAATTAGGCGTGGAAGTAACGCCGCCTGACGTCGTTCGCCCCACTGGCCGCGGTGACAATAGCAAGCTGCTGCCGGACAAATACCAAAAACCTCCCGTCAGACCGCCCTTTTTCACCGATGAGGAAAGCTTTTTCCGGGCCCAGTGTTATCACTCTTGTTTAGCCGGTAAAATTGCCATTACCGCCGCCGGTGACGTCATCCCCTGCATTTTCGCGCGCGACCAGATATGCGGCAATATTCTTCGCCAATCACTGGCTACCATCCTGGCAGGTCAAAAACTACAGCAATGCTGGCGCACCACTAAAGACCAGGTGGAAAAGTGCCAGGACTGCGAATATCGCTACGCCTGCACCGATTGCCGTCCGCTGGCCCAGGGAAGCGATACCGCCAAACGTTGGCTCGCCTGCTCTAATGATTGCGACTATAACCCTTATACCGGAAAATGGAAAACGATTAAAGAGTGA
- a CDS encoding response regulator: MNVSFVVVDDDVSVRKIIQHIINEYELGKVVAECGDGIAAEKIIREERPHIALVDLLLPKQDGVELIRKLAADRLDTSFIMISQVNSEPMITRAYECGIEFFIHKPINVLEVVSVINRVKESRRLRQFVSIIQQTASQYSVALKSAEQPKNNLKTNVYRIFSDIGIIGEAGAKDIYQIVELVDAWSEGTANYCYQLSDVYSQLSAKTQQDAKTIEQRVRRAIAKALQNLANLGIEDYYNEKFQNYSTVLFDFKEVRQEINFINGKSTYRGKINVKKFIEGLIFAANLN, from the coding sequence ATGAACGTGTCTTTTGTTGTGGTCGATGACGATGTTAGTGTCCGCAAAATTATTCAGCACATAATTAACGAATATGAGCTGGGCAAAGTAGTGGCGGAATGCGGCGACGGAATTGCCGCGGAAAAAATTATCCGCGAGGAGCGGCCGCATATCGCCCTGGTGGATTTGCTGCTGCCTAAGCAGGACGGTGTCGAGCTGATAAGAAAGTTAGCGGCCGACCGGCTGGATACATCATTTATTATGATCTCTCAGGTTAACAGTGAACCCATGATTACCAGGGCGTATGAATGCGGCATTGAATTTTTTATTCATAAGCCCATCAACGTTCTCGAAGTTGTATCGGTCATTAACCGGGTAAAAGAAAGTCGCCGGCTAAGGCAGTTCGTTTCCATCATTCAGCAGACGGCTTCGCAATATTCGGTAGCTTTAAAGTCGGCGGAGCAGCCGAAAAACAACTTAAAGACCAATGTGTACCGGATATTTTCCGATATCGGGATTATTGGCGAAGCCGGCGCGAAAGATATTTACCAGATTGTCGAGCTGGTAGACGCTTGGTCGGAAGGAACGGCGAATTACTGTTACCAGTTAAGCGATGTCTATAGCCAGTTGTCGGCAAAAACACAGCAAGATGCCAAAACAATCGAGCAGCGGGTGCGGCGGGCGATCGCCAAGGCGCTGCAAAATTTGGCCAATCTCGGTATTGAAGATTACTATAATGAGAAATTCCAAAATTACAGTACGGTGTTATTTGACTTTAAAGAAGTGCGGCAGGAGATTAACTTTATTAACGGTAAAAGCACTTACCGGGGAAAAATTAACGTTAAAAAGTTTATCGAAGGCTTGATTTTTGCCGCTAATCTGAACTGA
- a CDS encoding ATP-binding protein, whose amino-acid sequence MLPVLARNQERNKLLFNAILLVTLTSMVFVYPFDNQFRFTLGVAVLSTLLLYFARLSVLTTAVLSGIAIVILRTAANFVLGDDSFEAVVFKNLPSLAYYLSFGICFHVFRVRKCIDNLPVAILLISLADIISNLVEIYFRPLNVAGNEAILASIIAVAVLRAIVAVYWYALLCRYHAFVLEEEQRARYAELTMMIAKLRAEVFYLRKSSQDIEQVMEQSYWLYNHLQNSGAAPADHASSAAKALAIARDIHEIKKVYVRVIAGIEKILKSSTTDNAMKLSEILFIIQQNTQRYLAEMGSPISITFDYSEDFVTDKHYTIVSVLDNLIINAIEACGQTGAIRVAQTSADDHIVFRVEDTGCGIHPQNFALIFNPGFSTKFSPRTGKMSTGLGLAHVKNLTEALGGSISVSSQPGAGAVFVVTVPRSRLVINED is encoded by the coding sequence ATGCTCCCCGTCCTTGCACGCAATCAAGAACGCAACAAACTTTTGTTTAACGCTATCTTGCTGGTTACGCTTACCAGCATGGTATTCGTTTATCCTTTCGACAATCAGTTCCGGTTTACCTTGGGAGTAGCGGTGCTTTCCACCTTGCTGCTTTACTTTGCCCGACTGTCGGTGCTTACGACGGCGGTATTGAGCGGCATCGCCATTGTCATTTTACGGACGGCGGCCAACTTTGTTTTAGGTGATGACAGCTTTGAGGCGGTGGTCTTTAAAAATCTGCCTTCGCTGGCTTATTACCTGTCTTTCGGCATCTGTTTTCATGTTTTTCGGGTTCGAAAATGTATTGATAACTTGCCGGTCGCGATCTTGCTTATCAGTTTGGCAGACATAATTAGTAATTTGGTGGAGATTTATTTTCGTCCCTTGAACGTGGCCGGTAATGAAGCTATTCTTGCCAGTATTATTGCCGTGGCCGTTTTGCGCGCCATTGTTGCCGTTTATTGGTATGCGCTATTATGCCGGTATCATGCTTTCGTACTGGAAGAGGAACAGCGCGCCCGTTATGCCGAACTTACGATGATGATCGCCAAACTGCGGGCGGAAGTTTTTTATCTGAGAAAATCGTCGCAGGACATTGAGCAGGTAATGGAGCAAAGTTATTGGCTGTATAACCACCTGCAAAATAGCGGCGCCGCTCCTGCGGATCACGCCTCAAGCGCCGCCAAGGCGCTGGCGATCGCCCGAGATATCCACGAGATTAAAAAGGTGTATGTCAGGGTTATTGCGGGAATAGAGAAAATCCTTAAGTCTTCGACTACGGACAATGCCATGAAGCTGTCGGAAATCTTGTTCATCATTCAGCAGAATACGCAACGCTATTTGGCGGAAATGGGAAGCCCCATCTCCATTACCTTTGACTATAGTGAGGATTTTGTGACCGATAAGCACTACACAATTGTTTCGGTGCTGGACAATTTGATTATAAATGCCATCGAGGCCTGCGGCCAGACTGGCGCTATCAGGGTAGCGCAAACCAGTGCAGACGACCATATCGTGTTTAGGGTCGAAGATACGGGTTGCGGTATTCATCCCCAGAACTTTGCGCTCATTTTCAACCCCGGCTTTTCGACCAAATTTTCGCCCCGTACCGGTAAGATGTCTACCGGGTTGGGGCTTGCCCATGTGAAAAATTTGACGGAGGCATTGGGCGGTTCGATCAGTGTTAGTTCGCAGCCTGGCGCCGGTGCTGTCTTTGTCGTAACGGTACCGCGCAGTAGATTGGTTATTAACGAGGATTAG
- the tig gene encoding trigger factor has translation MKVTAERIDNHKLVLEMEVPQEEVAKAFQKAYQKLAARVNIPGFRKGKAPRNILELHVGKDVLKDEAFDLLANKAYWQALDEQKAEPVTRPEIEILTFEEGKPLRFKATVVTKPDVTLGEYKGLKVAKLVAEVTAEDVQKQLENLRIRHAKMVVVEDAVLQKGDFAIIDFEGFIDGKPFKGGDAKGYPLEVGSGSFIPGFEDQLLGAKAGEEREVNVVFPEDYFVPELAGKASTFKVKIHDIKRKELPELDDDFAKDVSEFDTLEELKADIENKLKEAAAERAEREFRSQAIKLAVDNATVDIPEVMIEQRIDDMVSDLDINLQNRGMKLDDYLKATKMDMAGLRQNYREAAAYSVKTDLVLEAIAKAEGIEVSDEDMQAEVVAMARSYGASVEDVAKIIREQGRVNALYETVKRKKAAKLIVDSAVAE, from the coding sequence ATGAAGGTAACAGCGGAGAGAATAGACAATCATAAGTTGGTTCTGGAAATGGAAGTACCCCAGGAAGAGGTTGCTAAAGCCTTCCAAAAAGCTTATCAAAAACTGGCTGCCCGGGTGAACATCCCTGGTTTCCGCAAAGGCAAGGCGCCGCGTAATATTTTGGAATTGCATGTGGGCAAAGACGTTTTAAAAGACGAGGCGTTTGACCTGCTGGCTAACAAGGCCTATTGGCAGGCCCTGGACGAACAAAAGGCCGAGCCGGTAACCCGGCCGGAGATTGAAATCCTTACTTTTGAAGAAGGTAAACCCCTCCGGTTCAAGGCGACGGTAGTTACAAAACCAGACGTAACGCTCGGCGAATACAAAGGGCTAAAGGTTGCTAAACTGGTGGCGGAAGTGACGGCCGAAGACGTGCAAAAACAATTGGAAAATTTGCGCATCCGTCATGCCAAGATGGTGGTCGTAGAGGATGCCGTTTTACAAAAAGGCGATTTCGCGATTATTGATTTTGAAGGCTTCATTGACGGCAAACCGTTTAAGGGCGGCGATGCCAAGGGCTATCCGCTGGAGGTTGGTTCCGGCAGCTTCATTCCCGGCTTCGAAGACCAACTGCTCGGCGCTAAAGCCGGCGAAGAGCGCGAGGTCAACGTTGTTTTCCCCGAAGATTATTTCGTGCCCGAATTAGCCGGCAAAGCGTCTACTTTCAAGGTTAAAATCCACGACATCAAGCGTAAGGAACTGCCTGAGCTGGATGACGACTTTGCTAAGGATGTCAGCGAGTTTGACACGCTGGAGGAATTAAAGGCCGATATCGAGAATAAATTAAAAGAGGCCGCAGCCGAGCGGGCTGAGCGGGAATTCCGCAGCCAAGCCATCAAGCTGGCCGTAGACAATGCTACGGTAGATATTCCGGAAGTTATGATCGAACAGCGCATTGACGATATGGTCAGCGATTTGGATATTAATCTCCAGAACCGCGGCATGAAACTTGACGATTACCTCAAGGCCACCAAAATGGATATGGCCGGCCTGCGGCAGAATTATCGCGAAGCGGCTGCATATAGCGTTAAAACCGACCTGGTACTGGAGGCAATTGCCAAAGCCGAGGGGATCGAGGTCAGTGACGAAGATATGCAGGCCGAAGTTGTTGCGATGGCGCGAAGCTATGGCGCGTCGGTCGAAGACGTGGCGAAAATCATCCGTGAACAGGGACGCGTAAATGCCCTTTATGAAACGGTGAAACGCAAGAAAGCGGCCAAGTTGATCGTCGACAGCGCTGTAGCCGAATAA
- the clpP gene encoding ATP-dependent Clp endopeptidase proteolytic subunit ClpP, with the protein MTFVPIVVEQSNRGERAYDIYSRLLKDRIVFIGGPIDDHLANLVIAQLLFLESEDPDKDIHLYINSPGGVVTAGLAIYDTMQYIKPDVSTICLGSAASMAAVLLAAGAPGKRYALPYARVMIHQPLGGAQGQATDIQIQAREILRLREILNDILARHTGKPLERIQHDTERDYFMSSEEAKEYGIIDAVVVRGEQRKDGRTAR; encoded by the coding sequence ATGACATTTGTGCCGATCGTTGTTGAGCAGTCTAACCGTGGGGAACGGGCCTACGACATCTATTCCCGCCTGTTAAAAGACCGCATTGTCTTCATTGGCGGGCCTATTGACGACCATCTGGCTAATCTGGTTATTGCCCAGCTTTTGTTTTTAGAGTCCGAAGATCCGGACAAAGACATTCATCTTTATATTAATAGCCCGGGCGGAGTGGTTACCGCCGGTTTGGCCATCTATGACACAATGCAGTATATCAAACCCGACGTGTCTACCATTTGCCTTGGCTCGGCGGCCAGCATGGCGGCGGTATTGCTTGCGGCCGGCGCTCCCGGCAAGCGTTATGCCTTACCTTACGCGCGCGTCATGATACACCAACCGTTGGGCGGTGCGCAGGGCCAAGCCACCGACATTCAGATCCAGGCCCGGGAAATCCTGCGCTTGCGGGAAATCCTCAATGATATTCTGGCGCGCCATACCGGAAAACCTTTAGAACGGATCCAACACGACACGGAGCGCGACTATTTTATGTCCAGTGAAGAAGCAAAGGAATATGGCATAATTGATGCCGTCGTGGTTCGGGGTGAGCAGCGCAAAGACGGCCGGACTGCCAGATAG